atactaatattaaaataatagtttttattatataataatacttttaataaaaaaagatatttttactaatgtattatcatttttaaaatttattatcaaaatacTATTATTTTAAATCTAATTACTCAAATATAATCCTTTTAGTTAGGTGAcagctattttttatttttaattataattaattatcgtAATATAAGAAGAGTGAcatctaaatttaattaaaaaaatattttaatattaaatttcaataaaacaTACATtgataaaaaacctaaaaaatattattaatatataaaaaatgattttaattatatatgcaCCACATACTCTGCTGCCTAATACAATTGGAATCTATAAAGCACGGACACTTCGCTGAGTTGTCGTGTCCGCGTGTCGGACACATTTCAGACACGACACTCACCGATATTCGTCGGACACACGTGTCTGCTGTGTCCaaccgtgtcttaataaaaagtaaaaaaattattctccaGACACGtttggacacacctaaatatcATTATGTGTCAGCGTGTctagtaaaaattaaatttggttaACTGTTCCAAACATTAATCACCAAGTGTAAATGTGTAATTGTAATGTTCAAACTTCAAATCCGGATTTATTGGTAATTTACAATTTATGTAACGTGTTGATATCACATGTTACTTGCTCGTATCAATTATATGAACTTTAATCAATTTGGGTAGATTGAGAGTAGTTAATTTATTTGtctacttaaataaatattgagaGTTTGAATCCTGTCTTATGCATGTCAGCAACAAACCCTTAAATAGAGTTTCGATTCGATTCATGACGAATTAATTTTTGACCTATCAAATTAAAAGATACCGTaaacaacccaaaaaaaattatatgaactTTGAAGTTGCGATATGTGAAAGTGTGAATTTTCCTTTCAGATTGAGAATTATTATATGATGCTTAAAGAAATATAATTAGTAAGTTTTTCGTAATAGTAGAGActtatatataattgtttaattatcaaatatttttaataaaattattaaataatttaattaaatatatttaattaaatatattaaattatttaataatttataatattatttttatattattttaagatgTTATGGTGGGAGTATCACCTCGTAATTATACATCTCGCACTCTTGAATTGGACAGTCCCACGCCTTATCACACGTTCCTTTCAATTCATACATTCCTTTCAATTTAAAAGTGTGATGTCTTTTATAGTAGGCTCATAATCTCAGTTTTAATTAGTATAACTTAATTACAATATTGCCTGGCCTCTGATATTAAACTAGGAGGCAATATATTCAGCAATCCTTAATTCAGCGTGTGTAGCGGCAGAAATTTTGCGACGGTTTTATAAAATCGTCGTAAAACAGTAACCTACGAAATATATAACGGCGGTTATTAGTTAGGActgtaattaaaattatatttagcaGCAGTTTTTTTGAACTGCTGTTATATTTCAATCAGGCTTGTATTTAAGGGCGTCTTTTCGAAAACTGCCGCTATATGTACTGTCGGGTGAGTTATTGTTTTACATTTTGTGGCAGTTTTGTTTAAACTGCCACAAAATGCGTATTACATATGTTTAAATCATTGTTACTTAAATTCGTAACACTTTTTCTATGTTCGTTTtacgtaaaaaaaattcacaaattaaaTAAGTTATATATGTTAACTCATGTGAATAAATTTACCAataagattttcttatttaCTTTATTGGCATTTAAATTTGCATTCAAACATGgatgtaaaaaaagaaaataaaatcatactttactttctataaaatattaaaaataataattaaaaatattttctacaagtcattaaaaattcaaaactttataattttaccaaatttataattttaaattatattttttattttaatgatttgttgagtatttattaaaataaaaaatttaaaaaattttttaataacaatctTAGCTTGTATTCTTAGATATAAGTAATaactaaattcaaaattaattaatattttatcaaaattaaatactaaataaaataaaaatatttttatatgaaaaccaATCAATCATCTGTATATTATCGTGGTTAATAGATTTAATAATGCTAATTGaccaacaaaatataatatttttgacaaatatttcactaattataaatattaaagactaaattctaaatcttaataaatatttttagaaaatatttgatttttaataatttataaaaaatatttataattattattttttttatttaggattGAATGTACTCTTTATTGAATTCATTATGGATATTATTAAAGGTACTTTTATTGTACTTTTTATATACGCTTGGATCATATATAAACAGATGTAAATTAATTCGATCTTATTATGatccaaaattaattcaaaGCAGACTCATTGAAATTACTAGAGACGTCCTAGCGTGTATAATTCGAATCACTCTGATATTATTTGTTCATTTGACATTAATTTTATCATGATTTCGAataggtggaaactcaggtgcagtcaacttcacttgaagttgatatctgagagccgttggatgatttgactgatttgactaaatttttatctatcgACTAccaaatatcaacttcacgtaaagtcgattttacctgaattttcaccttaCTTTTTATCACCCTTAATTCAAACAAACAGAATAGTGAATGCTAATGTgttttaaagaaattaaaacaaataacagtgtgcaatattttttaaaaattaatttattgttaaatataaaaataaaaaaaagaaaaaattaaaatattgtaaataaatcttaaattttaaatttaaattattaatataacatataataaataaataattaaaatttgataaagtaACAAAgagcaaaaataaaatagtgtGATAACAAATATTCACCCTCAATATTTTCCTCTTGgtttttactatatatataaagacaGCATAAAAAAGATAAGTAACTAACAAAACAGAATATCCAGAAAAACTCCTCATATTATTTACGAATTCAAtgaatgataagaaaaaaatttctaaaaataaaattacaaagaaTATCAAAACAAGGGAACCCTTATTCTCCAAACTCTAATGCCACAGTCCAAACTACCACTATAAACCAAATAAGAATTACCACCACCGCCACCGCCACTATTCTCATCATCACCACCACAGTTGTCGGCGGATTCAACCGCCACAGCCAAACACTTCACCGGTCTTCTATGTCCTTCCAACACAGCCAAACAAGAATAACAACTCTTCTCACTATTAACACTAATCCCTCTCCGCCGCCACACCCTAACACTATTATCCGCCGAACCACTCACGACCAAATCCGCCATTGCAACCAAACACAGTATTGCTTTTGTGTGTCCTCTCAACGCTCCAACAACCACCATCTTCACATTTCCATCGCCTCCTccttcctccttctcctccttctcccACACCAGAATCGACCTATCACACGCGCCGGAGTACAAAACCAAACCATTGGTGCTGAGAGCCAACGCGTTCACCGCTGATTTATGCTTCTCCAACGTCCCCACAAGCGCATGCCTCTTTgaattctcaagtttcttccatatttttatcttcttatcAGCTGATCCAGTGTAAACTACACCGGCGCGTGAAACCACCAGCGCGTTGATGGCGTCTTCGTGCGCGTTAACGGACTCCAAGCACTTGAAATCGGAGGTTCGCCAAATCTTGAAGGTACGATCCCACGAAGCGGAGTATAAGAGTGTTCCATCGACGGATATGGCGACGGCGGAGACTGTGTCCACGTGGTGCACCCACGTGGACTTCTTGTGGCGCCGAACTTGAACGTAGTTCTTGGAAGAGAAGAGCTTCCAGATTCGGTCGTTGAACGTTGGAAGCGTCGCTATGCATTTGTAgggttcttgttcttgttcttggaTTTTCCAGACGCGGATTTTGTGGTCTTGGTGAGCGGTGAAAAGCTTATCACCGAAAACGGTTATGGACTTAACGGCACTGTTGGTGGTTGTTGCAAGAACGTTGTGATCAGGGGCAAAAGTGTCTTTTCGGTGTCTCCTTATCTCGCTGCTGGAGGATCCGCTGTAGAGAAACTTACCGTGGAGTGCGAGGCAGAAGATTGCGGAGGAGTGACCGTTGATGGTGGTTACAAGCtcttgttgttggagttgttgtgaGGTTGTTAGGGAAGGAACTGAAGGTAGACTTGGTTGTGAAGAaagagaggaagaggttgatgaTTCTGAATGGAGAAGGGTATTGTTGGAATTTGAGTGATGGGATTGTTGTTGGTGATCTTCATGGTGttgtgatgatgatgagtaGTGGCAACAAGAGGGACATTGAAGAATTCCCATTTTACCCTTTCAGTGACAGAAAGGTTATTGTGCTTTTATTTTGCTGTGGTGGAGTTTATTTAGAGAGGGTGGTTAGGTTTTATAGAGGCATGCTCATGTTAGCAGCTTCGAGACTAGGAAGCAGCGCATGTTAGCAAGCTGGAATTTGGCTGTGTCTTTGACTAATGGTGTTCAAAGTTGAGAGTTGAGACTTGTTATGATTGTGAGTTGACATCTTTCCCCAATAATTCGACGGTGATTGGTATGGTATTTGAAAGAagggctaattttttttatattgattaaatatatgtgtaatacATTGTTATTGGaagattatgtatttttttatatggtattttatttaaatcggACGGTTCGATTGtttggagaaaaaaataaactacaaaTTGGAGGGTTCGATttgtttgaagaaaaaaataaattataaaacagAGGttcaatttgtattttttattttttaaaataaaaatcagacGGTCcgattttaacattaatttttttttattttcgaaatcacAAATTAGACCATCTAATTTg
The Arachis duranensis cultivar V14167 chromosome 5, aradu.V14167.gnm2.J7QH, whole genome shotgun sequence genome window above contains:
- the LOC107488937 gene encoding protein JINGUBANG: MGILQCPSCCHYSSSSQHHEDHQQQSHHSNSNNTLLHSESSTSSSLSSQPSLPSVPSLTTSQQLQQQELVTTINGHSSAIFCLALHGKFLYSGSSSSEIRRHRKDTFAPDHNVLATTTNSAVKSITVFGDKLFTAHQDHKIRVWKIQEQEQEPYKCIATLPTFNDRIWKLFSSKNYVQVRRHKKSTWVHHVDTVSAVAISVDGTLLYSASWDRTFKIWRTSDFKCLESVNAHEDAINALVVSRAGVVYTGSADKKIKIWKKLENSKRHALVGTLEKHKSAVNALALSTNGLVLYSGACDRSILVWEKEEKEEGGGDGNVKMVVVGALRGHTKAILCLVAMADLVVSGSADNSVRVWRRRGISVNSEKSCYSCLAVLEGHRRPVKCLAVAVESADNCGGDDENSGGGGGGNSYLVYSGSLDCGIRVWRIRVPLF